The Coccidioides posadasii str. Silveira chromosome 3, complete sequence genome contains a region encoding:
- a CDS encoding uncharacterized protein (EggNog:ENOG410PHKS~COG:S~TransMembrane:7 (o6-25i37-60o66-87i126-147o153-175i187-207o213-236i)~BUSCO:10882at33183), translating into MWLVSVAMEYAAPLFLVISPILSYADQIYSIQRTKSSAGFSLDIPLIMLVASIFKVFYWFGAYYSFPLLLQAMMMIGVQILLLKVALDHRPQSPVDHTPFSGQLPGGHSELRRPYDFWQWKATRPYWTFLAYLGLSLFLIHVLIPPISNSEFYITLLGFAGLGVEAFLPVPQVLANQRSKSCKGFRLSVLTAWLLGDAMKLSYFFYNGSSVPWAFRVCGMLQCVCDCYLGVQYWMFGHGQLSRVEKASAANSGDGVDGWGMKDIDVRLS; encoded by the exons ATGTGGCTCGTTTCGGTAGCTATGGAGTACGCAGCTCCGCTCTT CCTCGTCATTTCTCCGATCCTTTCGTACGCGGACCAAATATATAGTATTCAAAGGACGAAAAGTTCGGCCGGGTTTTCATTGGATATACCTCTAATAATGCTTGTTGCGTCGATTTTCAA GGTGTTTTATTGGTTCGGTGCATATTATTCGTTTCCGTTACTCTTACaggcgatgatgatgatcGGAGTACAAATACTGCTGCTGAAGGTTGCCCTTGACCATCGACCCCAATCTCCGGTTGACCATACACCATTTTCCGGGCAGCTTCCCGGAGGCCATTCCGAACTTAGAAGGCCGTATGACTTTTGGCAGTGGAAAGCGACCAGACC TTACTGGACCTTCCTCGCTTACCTTGGCCTCTCGCTTTTCCTCATCCATGTCCTGATTCCCCCAATCTCGAATTCGGAATTCTACATCACACTGCTAGGTTTCGCCGGCCTAGGTGTCGAAGCTTTCCTTCCCGTCCCCCAAGTCCTCGCCAACCAGAGATCGAAATCATGCAAAGGTTTCCGCCTTTCTGTTCTCACAGCCTGGTTACTTGGAGATGCAATGAAATTGAGTTATTTCTTTTATAACGGCTCTTCGGTTCCTTGGGCATTCCGAGTTTGCGGGATGTTACAGTGCGTTTGTGATTGCTACTTGGGTGTACAATATTGGATGTTTGGTCATGGGCAACTCAGCCGAGTTGAGAAGGCATCTGCTGCTAATTCTGGTGATGGTGTTGATGGCTGGGGCATGAAAGATATAGATGTGCGATTGTCATGA
- a CDS encoding uncharacterized protein (CAZy:GH31~BUSCO:107136at4751~EggNog:ENOG410PH3V~COG:G~BUSCO:894at33183): MVKHENFKTCSQSGFCKRNRALADSISDKGPSWSSPYKLDPSSISFKNGRLFGTVIKSTSKHGDVRLPLTVSFLKTGVARVTIDEERRLKGDIELRHGSTVRKERYNEAAKWAIAGDLGTGLAEMDKDSNNEVTEVKYGPRGEFKAVIRHSPFGISFERDGETQIKFNDKGFLNIEHWRAKTETNGDSQENDPEADDSTWWEESFGGNTDSKPRGPESVGLDITFPGYAHVFGIPEHADSMSLKETRGGEGQHTEPYRLYNSDVFEYELNSPMTLYGSIPFMHAHRPGSTVGVLWLNAAETWVDIVKSKETPNPLALGAKESTNTQTHWFSENGQLDVFIFLGPTPYDVTKSYGELTGFTQLPQHFSIAYHQCRWNYVTDEDVKDVDRKFDMYQIPYDVIWLDIEYTDQKKYFTWDPHTFPDPIGMQKQLDASDRKLVYIIDPHIKNEANYPIVDELKNKKLAVNNKDGNIYDGWCWPGSSHWVDCFNPAAIEWWKGLFKYDAFKGTQHNSFLWNDMNEPSVFNGPETTMPKDNIHYGGWEHRDVHNINGMTFVNATYNALLERKKGEIRRPFVLTRSFYAGSQRQGAMWTGDNQASWEHLAASLPMVLNNGIAGFPFAGADVGGFFGNPSKELLTRWYQTGIFYPFFRAHAHIDTRRREPYLSGEPYTSIITQALRLRYQLLPAWYTAFHQASVDGAPIVRPQYYLHPQDEQGFAIDDQLYLGSTGLLAKPVVTEGATSVDIYISDDEKYYDYFDYTVYHGAGRTHRVQAPLEKIPLLMQGGHIIPRKDRPRRSSGLMKFDPYTLVVVLDKSGHAEGELYVDDGETFDYQSGALIHRRFIFDNSTLSSENLGASGPKTAKYLKSMAKVHVEKIIVVGAPEEWKGKQAVQVVEKGTQSEAQAALEWHGSRDGKASYAIVKNPIVSITKSWKISFG, encoded by the exons TTTAAAAATGGTCGACTGTTTGGAACAGTTATCAAATCAACATCGAAACATGGAGACGTTCGGCTTCCTTTGACCGTTTCATTTCTCAAAACTGGCGTTGCACGGGTCACTATAGACGAAGAAAGGCGTTTAAAGGGGGATATTGAACTGAGACATGGAAGCACTGTGAGAAAAGAGCGATACAATGAGGCTGCAAAGTGGGCAATTGCTGGGGATCTTGGCACCGGGCTGGCCGAGATGGACAAAGACTCCAACAACGAAGTCACGGAAGTCAAATACGGGCCCCGAGGTGAATTTAAGGCTGTGATTAGACATTCACCTTTCGGAATATCCTTCGAACGCGATGGTGAGACACAGATCAAGTTCAATGACAAAGGATTTCTCAACATTGAGCATTGGAGGGCCAAGACCGAAACAAATGGCGACTCCCAGGAGAATGATCCAGAAGCGGATGACTCCACTTGGTGGGAAGAATCATTTGGAGGAAATACCGATTCCAAACCAAGAGGACCTGAGAGCGTTGGGTTGGATATCACGTTTCCTGGATACGCCCATGTTTTTGGCATCCCAGAGCATGCCGATTCTATGTCTTTGAAGGAGACAAG GGGTGGAGAGGGTCAGCACACCGAACCGTATCGCCTGTATAATTCGGATGTCTTTGAATACGAGCTGAACAGCCCAATGACCCTCTATGGCTCGATTCCCTTCATGCATGCCCACCGTCCTGGATCTACCGTCGGTGTCCTCTGGCTAAACGCTGCAGAAACATGGGTCGACATTGTGAAGTCAAAGGAGACGCCGAACCCGCTTGCCCTTGGAGCTAAGGAAAGCACCAACACTCAAACTCACTGGTTCTCCGAGAACGGACAACTTGATGTGTTCATATTCCTCGGCCCAACCCCATACGACGTCACTAAATCATACGGGGAGCTCACTGGATTCACGCAGCTTCCACAGCATTTTTCTATTGCCTACCATCAGTGCCGCTGGAATTATGTGACAGATGAAGACGTTAAAGACGTTGATCGGAAATTCGACATGTATCAAATCCCGTATGATGTGATATGGCTCGATATCGAGTATACGGACCAAAAGAAATATTTCACCTGGGATCCACATACCTTTCCAGATCCTATCGGTATGCAGAAGCAGCTTGATGCTTCGGATCGCAAACTGGTTTACATCATTGATCCCCATATCAAAAATGAAGCCAATTACCCGATCGTTGATGAGCTGAAGAATAAAAAGTTGGCCGTTAACAACAAGGACGGGAATATCTATGATGGCTGGTGTTGGCCGGGGTCTTCTCACTGGGTCGATTGTTTTAACCCTGCTGCGATTGAATGGTGGAAAGGCTTGTTCAAATATGATGCGTTCAAGGGCACCCAGCATAACTCTTTCCTGTGGAATGATATGAATGAACCCTCTGTCTTCAATGGCCCCGAGACTACGATGCCGAAAGACAACATTCACTATGGTGGATGGGAACATCGAGATGTCCATAATATTAACGGCATGACTTTTGTTAATGCGACCTACAATGCGTTGCTTGAACGGAAAAAGGGTGAAATTAGACGTCCTTTTGTACTGACTCGCTCATTTTATGCTGGGTCTCAGCGTCAGGGTGCAATGTGGACCGGTGATAATCAAGCCAGCTGGGAACACCTCGCCGCTTCCCTACCTATGGTCTTGAACAATGGAATTGCTGGATTCCCGTTCGCAGGTGCCGATGTTGGCGGATTTTTCGGCAACCCAAGCAAGGAGCTTCTCACGCGATGGTACCAAACCGGTATCTTCTATCCTTTCTTCCGAGCACATGCTCACATCGACACCCGGAGGCGCGAGCCGTATTTGAGCGGTGAACCATACACCAGTATCATCACTCAGGCGCTGCGTCTCCGGTACCAACTACTCCCAGCATGGTATACCGCTTTCCACCAGGCGTCTGTTGATGGCGCTCCTATTGTTCGACCGCAGTATTATCTTCACCCACAAGATGAACAAGGTTTTGCAATCGACGACCAGTTATACCTTGGTTCAACCGGTCTGCTCGCAAAGCCTGTCGTCACTGAAGGGGCAACCAGCGTTGACATCTACATTTCTGACGACGAGAAATATTACGACTATTTTGATTATACCGTTTATCACGGGGCCGGAAGGACACATAGAGTACAAGCCCCTCTAGAAAAGATTCCCCTCTTAATGCAAGGTGGCCACATTATCCCAAGAAAAGATAGGCCACGTCGAAGCAGCGGACTGATGAAGTTCGATCCGTACACGCTTGTAGTTGTCTTGGACAAGAGTGGGCATGCAGAAGGCGAACTTTACGTGGATGACGGTGAGACATTTGATTATCAAAGCGGTGCTTTGATCCACCGTCGTTTTATTTTCGATAATTCCACGTTATCGTCGGAAAACCTCGGAGCTAGTGGTCCGAAGACGGCAAAGTATTTGAAGAGCATGGCAAAGGTTCATGTCGAGAAGATCATTGTTGTTGGTGCTCCTGAGGAATGGAAGGGCAAACAAGCAGTGCAGGTTGTGGAAAAGGGTACCCAGAGTGAAGCTCAAGCTGCTTTGGAGTGGCACGGTTCACGCGATGGCAAGGCGTCCTACGCGATCGTCAAGAACCCGATTGTCTCGATCACGAAGTCATGGAAGATAAGCTTTGGTTAA